The genome window aggtctACACCTGTATCCTTCTTTTTGAAGATGTTTGGCTGGATCCATGGAAGATAAGGTGCATATGCATTCTGAAGCATCATCTCACCCTGAATATGGAGGTGGTGGGGCATCATGCTGCCCACTGCGGCACAGAACCTCACTGTAACTGGGTAGACCTGGGGCAATGATCGCTGCGAGGGGCACAGACTCTGGAGCTGGACGCCCATCTGCTGCCATTCGCACTGGAGTTCTAGAGCAGCACACAGTACAAGATACATAAAATGCACTAAAAAGACTTAGTTTAATTTCACACCCCAAGGTTAGCTAGATTCCAGAGTAAACTTACTGGGCTGACCTCCGTCCACCTTTGATCTTGGCTTTGTAGCAATAGATTCCCAGCACAGTTGCAATAACAGCAGACACTAGGACAGCCAGGATCCCTGCCACCAGCCCTGACACATCTACTCTGGGTGCATACGcttaaaagacaaacatcattaacatcacatcattttttcttaaacagTTCTCACACCAGTCAATCAGCTAGTCAGTCACTCATCACTACAACGATGACCTCAGTGTCTTCTGTTGTTCTAATTAGCTTTTGTCATCAGTGATGGTCCATACAGTGCTGAATATGACAACTGCTGAATAGTGAACTTTTAACTGTTTGCTGTTATTTGTGTACAGATATAAACTGTTTGCAGCAGaagtaaacatacacacattacagTTTTTTCTATAGTAAGGAATGTATTTTGACTGCTATTTCACAGAGCATTTGATAATAAAGTACAGACTATTTTGAAAGATACATTCTATTGTAGCATTCTAAAGCATCCCCAAATGAGTTTACCTTCAACCAAGCAGATATGACAAATATCTTAGTAATACAGAAATAATGCTAATTATAAtgttaattataataatatttattattattatttattgttacacatgtatttttaatgtgaaaacaccACATTCTGCTGAATGAGCCTAACACCAAGGCCTGTAAACTACAGCAATGCAtaatatttatcttttaaagCATTACCTTGGCTGTCGACATAGTTGGTCCAAAATAATTCcttaaagtgaaaacaaaaaggatttaATGAAGTAGCTTCATTAAGATAgaagaactgaaactgaaactgaaacagcagCTACCACAGAACATTTCAAGCGAATGCGGACATGCGTTAAGAGTCATTGTAAAGTATTTATTGTTCCAGTAAATAGATAATACAGTTTTTTTCCAGTCTAAGAGTGCAAATGCAACAATGCAGTGATTATGAAACTTAAAAGCATTCATTAAACTGTTTACGAATTCTAGTTGCCTTTCTCGTCACTGTTCACTCAACGATCACACAAAATTTAACAGAAATTTTCCCCAtctgtaaatttaaaaacaactgtAGCATTCTACATTCTAAATAAGTCCACAATAGAGAGACAGTCGTTACTAGCAGGATTACCGTCTGAGTGTCGTCCTCAAATACCTCTCTTGCCTCCTCATAGCTGCACTTCTCTtccacacactccctctccAGACTGTCAGCCACCACCAGCTCAAAGTCCCAGCTGTTATAGAGTAGTGAGCGGGACAGAAAGGATGTCGCTGACTGCTCATCCACCAACACTGGATCTCCTACAGAACACAGGCCATATACACTCATAGAGTACACACCGAGTGAACAATAATACAACTCCCATGTACATTACCCcaatacaaaaaatatttttcactgttttgttttggctcGATACTTCAGCTGACAGATTCTCAAAGTTCTTTGC of Chelmon rostratus isolate fCheRos1 chromosome 17, fCheRos1.pri, whole genome shotgun sequence contains these proteins:
- the prrg2 gene encoding transmembrane gamma-carboxyglutamic acid protein 2 isoform X2, with amino-acid sequence MAALTTVWITVLSLLQLAHCSVTYRHTPGDPVLVDEQSATSFLSRSLLYNSWDFELVVADSLERECVEEKCSYEEAREVFEDDTQTELFWTNYVDSQAYAPRVDVSGLVAGILAVLVSAVIATVLGIYCYKAKIKGGRRTPVRMAADGRPAPESVPLAAIIAPGLPSYSEVLCRSGQHDAPPPPYSGGAPSETADPGNNE
- the prrg2 gene encoding transmembrane gamma-carboxyglutamic acid protein 2 isoform X1 is translated as MAALTTVWITVLSLLQLAHCSVTYRHTPGDPVLVDEQSATSFLSRSLLYNSWDFELVVADSLERECVEEKCSYEEAREVFEDDTQTELFWTNYVDSQAYAPRVDVSGLVAGILAVLVSAVIATVLGIYCYKAKIKGGRRSAQTPVRMAADGRPAPESVPLAAIIAPGLPSYSEVLCRSGQHDAPPPPYSGGAPSETADPGNNE